A single Desulfovibrio piger DNA region contains:
- the glp gene encoding gephyrin-like molybdotransferase Glp, with protein sequence MKNFLTLQSVETVLGHLRALPVLPAETVPLTEALGRRLAEALHAPADLPGFDRSTVDGFAVRARDVFGAQEGSPALLECVGDCPMGAVPDIRLQPGQCARILTGGMLPEGADCVVMVEYSRPAGGNMVELTRTQAPGDHVVMRDEDAAAGDCIIPAGRRLRPQEIGLLASFGQKEVAVRRAPRVAVISTGDEVVPIESEPRPGQVRDVNSYSLAALCRSAGAEPTLAGLVRDDAEALRRTVLAALDGADVVVVSGGSSAGMRDHTVDVFTSVPGSELLTHGVAISPGKPFILARSGGKCLMGLPGHVSSALVCARAFLVPLLEHLQGSAGDGPAPSLTARLARAVASAQGRRDYIRVRLVPVSAAAIEAAWLPRGLDCSDVDWLAQPLMKPSGVVSGLVEADGLVICAENREGLTAGERVRVELLS encoded by the coding sequence ATGAAGAACTTTTTGACCCTGCAATCCGTGGAGACCGTGCTGGGGCACCTGCGCGCCCTGCCCGTCCTGCCCGCGGAGACCGTCCCCCTGACGGAAGCCCTGGGCCGCCGCCTGGCGGAAGCCCTGCACGCCCCTGCCGACCTGCCCGGTTTCGACCGTTCCACCGTGGACGGTTTCGCCGTGCGCGCCCGTGATGTCTTCGGCGCGCAGGAAGGTTCCCCCGCCCTGCTGGAATGCGTGGGCGACTGCCCCATGGGCGCCGTGCCGGACATCCGCCTCCAGCCCGGCCAGTGCGCGCGCATCCTCACGGGCGGCATGCTGCCCGAGGGCGCGGATTGCGTGGTCATGGTGGAATATTCCCGCCCGGCCGGCGGGAACATGGTGGAGCTCACCCGCACCCAGGCCCCCGGCGACCATGTGGTCATGCGCGACGAGGACGCCGCCGCCGGTGACTGCATCATCCCCGCGGGCCGCAGGCTGCGCCCGCAGGAGATCGGCCTGCTGGCCTCCTTTGGACAGAAGGAGGTGGCCGTGCGCCGTGCGCCCCGGGTGGCCGTCATCTCCACCGGTGACGAGGTGGTGCCCATCGAAAGCGAGCCCCGCCCCGGCCAGGTGCGGGACGTCAATTCCTACAGCCTTGCCGCCCTCTGCCGCAGTGCCGGTGCCGAGCCCACGCTGGCCGGTCTGGTGCGCGACGATGCCGAGGCCCTGCGCCGCACCGTGCTGGCCGCGCTGGACGGTGCCGACGTGGTGGTGGTCTCCGGCGGTTCCTCCGCCGGCATGCGCGACCATACCGTGGACGTCTTCACCTCCGTGCCCGGCAGCGAGCTGCTGACCCACGGCGTGGCCATCAGCCCCGGCAAGCCCTTCATCCTGGCCCGCAGCGGCGGCAAATGCCTCATGGGCCTGCCCGGCCATGTGAGCAGCGCCCTGGTCTGCGCCCGAGCCTTCCTCGTGCCCCTGCTGGAGCATCTGCAGGGCAGCGCCGGGGACGGGCCCGCCCCCTCCCTCACCGCCCGCCTGGCCCGCGCCGTGGCCTCGGCCCAGGGCCGTCGCGACTACATCCGCGTCAGACTGGTGCCCGTCAGCGCCGCGGCCATCGAGGCCGCCTGGCTGCCCCGGGGCCTAGACTGCTCCGATGTGGACTGGCTGGCCCAGCCGCTCATGAAGCCTTCCGGCGTGGTCTCCGGCCTGGTGGAGGCCGACGGCCTCGTCATCTGCGCCGAGAACCGCGAGGGCCTCACCGCCGGGGAACGGGTGCGCGTGGAGCTGCTGTCGTAG
- a CDS encoding ATP-binding protein, which produces MPAFLARLLRSLTPTTLSAQLAGMLIGGILLLHGVATVTVQRVEERQAARSALLEQANSLALSLQLLHSEPFEYKRSLLERLERLDVVHLSLGDAPNPARQAQDERALYLRDRLRKNLNSIETDLDTREMLTEVQRVHVADSMNPTLRRHVPWTHVYESRVSVRLDDGKWLCVVISSDAYDFSPSQASLAMLLLEAGLLILLILVVVHRMVRPLRVLSGKAESFGRNLYTAPLPEDGPTEVREAARAFNKMQERIRAGVGQHERILAAVAHDLRTPLTRIRLRVEGMDPASPLRAKLLGDIDILGGIMANSAELTRGSARDEAAVRMDMNALLDSLVSDRQDMGQDVMLEGHCRQPWTVRPNSLRRCLSNLLDNALRYSARVRIRLLEKADVLQIDVLDDGPGIPPEMLEQVFEPFFRLDEARSPHTGGSGLGLSIARSMACRNGGELSLHNRPEGGLCARLCLYRSAMEAESL; this is translated from the coding sequence ATGCCGGCCTTTCTTGCCCGTCTGCTGCGCAGCCTGACGCCCACCACGCTTTCCGCGCAGCTGGCGGGCATGCTCATCGGCGGCATCCTTTTGCTGCACGGTGTGGCCACTGTCACGGTCCAGCGGGTGGAGGAGCGGCAGGCGGCCCGGTCCGCCCTGCTGGAGCAGGCCAACAGCCTGGCCCTTTCCCTGCAGCTCCTGCATTCCGAGCCCTTCGAGTACAAGCGCTCCCTGCTGGAACGGCTGGAGCGGCTGGACGTGGTCCATCTGAGCCTGGGCGATGCCCCCAATCCGGCCCGGCAGGCGCAGGACGAACGCGCCCTGTACCTGCGCGACCGCCTGCGCAAGAACCTGAACAGCATCGAGACCGATCTGGATACCCGCGAGATGCTGACCGAGGTCCAGCGCGTGCATGTGGCCGACAGCATGAACCCCACCCTGCGCCGTCATGTGCCCTGGACCCATGTGTACGAAAGCCGGGTGAGCGTGCGCCTGGACGACGGCAAATGGCTGTGCGTGGTCATCAGCAGCGATGCCTATGACTTCTCCCCCAGCCAGGCATCCCTGGCCATGCTGCTGCTGGAAGCGGGCCTGCTGATCCTGCTCATCCTCGTGGTGGTGCATCGCATGGTGCGGCCCCTGCGGGTGCTCTCCGGCAAGGCCGAGAGCTTTGGCCGCAACCTCTACACCGCGCCCCTGCCCGAAGACGGGCCCACCGAAGTGCGCGAGGCCGCCCGGGCCTTCAACAAGATGCAGGAACGCATCCGCGCCGGTGTGGGCCAGCACGAACGCATCCTGGCCGCCGTGGCCCACGACCTGCGCACCCCCCTGACCCGCATCCGCCTGCGCGTGGAGGGCATGGACCCCGCCTCCCCCCTGCGGGCCAAGCTGCTGGGCGACATCGACATCCTGGGCGGCATCATGGCCAACAGCGCCGAGCTCACCCGCGGCAGCGCCCGCGACGAGGCCGCCGTGCGCATGGACATGAACGCCCTGCTGGACAGCCTGGTCTCCGACCGGCAGGACATGGGGCAGGACGTCATGCTCGAAGGCCATTGCCGCCAGCCCTGGACGGTGCGCCCCAACAGCCTCCGCCGCTGCCTCTCCAACCTGCTGGACAATGCCCTGCGCTATTCCGCCCGTGTGCGCATCCGTCTCCTCGAAAAGGCCGATGTCCTGCAGATCGACGTGCTGGACGACGGCCCCGGCATCCCTCCCGAGATGCTGGAGCAGGTCTTCGAGCCCTTCTTCCGCCTGGACGAGGCCCGCAGCCCCCATACCGGCGGCAGCGGCCTGGGCCTGAGCATCGCCCGCAGCATGGCCTGCCGCAACGGCGGGGAACTGAGCCTGCACAACCGGCCCGAAGGCGGCCTGTGCGCCCGCCTGTGCCTCTACCGTTCGGCCATGGAGGCGGAGAGCCTGTAG
- a CDS encoding response regulator transcription factor translates to MNTIHTICIVDDDEEIRSLLSDYLRRNGFSTCTAGNAAEFLEMQRRVPCSLIVMDIMLPGMNGLELFRTLRAESTVPVIFLTALGDITDRIVGLELGADDYLSKPFEPRELLARIRTVLRRTEGGARRDQPETTPLQFAGWLLDRSARHLVAPDGVVVSLSGTEYRLLEIFLQNPQRVLSRDELLERTQGRNAVPYDRSIDVQISRLRTRLRDNGREPQLIKTVRGDGYVLATDVRPQFVRPALPVDAPIMPGK, encoded by the coding sequence ATGAACACGATCCATACCATCTGTATCGTTGACGACGATGAAGAAATCCGCTCCTTGCTTTCCGACTATCTGCGCCGCAACGGCTTTTCCACCTGTACGGCGGGGAACGCGGCGGAGTTCCTCGAGATGCAGCGCCGTGTGCCCTGCAGCCTGATCGTCATGGACATCATGCTGCCCGGCATGAACGGGCTGGAACTGTTCCGCACCCTGCGCGCGGAGTCCACGGTGCCCGTCATCTTCCTCACCGCGCTGGGCGACATCACCGACCGCATCGTGGGCCTGGAGCTGGGCGCCGACGACTACCTGAGCAAGCCTTTCGAGCCCCGCGAGCTGCTGGCCCGCATCCGTACCGTGCTGCGCCGCACCGAGGGCGGCGCCCGCCGCGACCAGCCAGAGACCACGCCCCTGCAGTTCGCGGGCTGGCTGCTGGACCGCAGCGCCCGCCATCTGGTGGCGCCCGACGGGGTGGTGGTCTCCCTGAGCGGCACGGAATACCGCCTGCTGGAGATCTTTTTGCAGAACCCCCAGCGGGTGCTCAGCCGCGACGAGCTGCTGGAACGCACCCAGGGCCGCAATGCCGTGCCCTATGACCGCAGCATCGACGTGCAGATCAGCCGCCTGCGCACCCGCCTGCGCGACAACGGCCGCGAGCCCCAGCTCATCAAGACCGTCCGCGGCGACGGTTACGTGCTGGCCACGGACGTGCGCCCGCAGTTCGTGCGTCCGGCCCTGCCCGTGGATGCCCCCATCATGCCCGGGAAGTAG
- a CDS encoding methylated-DNA--[protein]-cysteine S-methyltransferase, which translates to MPVAGLESPVGPLWLTEEDGHLVALDRTCPLPAPDLCPPGAVSLPGQAVTSPLLHAAREQLAAYFAGRLRRFDLPLAPRGTPFQLRVWRALQDIPYGRTCSYSELAAAVGDPRACRAVGRANGRNPLMIVIPCHRVIAAGGGLGGYSGGLAVKRFLLRLEAGLPLPAGH; encoded by the coding sequence ATGCCGGTCGCCGGTCTGGAAAGCCCCGTGGGCCCGCTCTGGCTCACGGAAGAGGACGGGCATCTGGTGGCCCTGGACAGGACATGCCCGCTCCCGGCCCCGGACCTGTGCCCGCCCGGGGCCGTCTCCCTGCCGGGGCAGGCCGTGACGAGCCCCCTGCTGCACGCGGCCCGGGAACAGCTGGCGGCCTACTTCGCGGGCCGCCTGCGCCGCTTCGACCTGCCGCTGGCCCCGCGGGGCACGCCCTTCCAGCTGCGCGTCTGGCGGGCCCTGCAGGACATCCCCTACGGGCGGACCTGCTCCTACAGCGAACTGGCCGCGGCCGTGGGCGACCCGCGTGCCTGCCGCGCCGTGGGCCGGGCCAACGGCCGCAACCCCCTGATGATCGTCATCCCCTGCCACAGGGTCATCGCCGCCGGTGGCGGTCTGGGCGGCTACAGCGGCGGCCTGGCCGTCAAGCGCTTTTTGCTGCGCCTGGAGGCGGGGCTGCCCCTGCCGGCAGGTCACTGA
- a CDS encoding MFS transporter, giving the protein MDLRKILLISLGHLSCDLNGGALPSLMPYLAAAHGFNYQAAGALMFAYSATSSLVQPVFGYLADKHARSWFVPLAVLLAGGSLGLVGFLDSYWAIFLTLMLCGVGGALFHPEGARYANLVSGSRKGAGMSIFSVGGNSGFVVGPLLVAGATCVAGLHGTAVFLLLALCTASFLFVQMRGWQQGMPRGRTAAGQAEPRNDWHAFGVLTLVIASRSILFLGFNTYIPLYWHDVFGQSKEFGAMMLAFFCVCGVSSNVLGGFLADRIGYARIIRLSWWLALPAALAFAWADSMWLAALLLAPLAVGLFAPFSSMVVLGQKLLARNMGFASGVTLGLPMTLGGMAMPLLGWIADHFGGLGTAMACLVPVAALGALASLRLRDDAAGSRA; this is encoded by the coding sequence ATGGACCTTCGCAAAATACTGCTCATTTCCCTGGGGCACCTCAGCTGCGACCTCAACGGCGGCGCCCTGCCCTCGCTGATGCCCTATCTGGCCGCGGCCCACGGCTTCAACTATCAGGCCGCGGGCGCCCTGATGTTCGCCTATTCGGCCACCTCCTCCCTGGTGCAGCCCGTGTTCGGCTATCTGGCCGACAAACACGCCCGGTCCTGGTTCGTGCCGCTGGCCGTGCTGCTGGCGGGCGGCAGTCTGGGCCTGGTGGGCTTTCTGGACAGTTACTGGGCCATCTTCCTCACCCTCATGCTTTGCGGCGTGGGCGGCGCCCTGTTCCATCCCGAAGGGGCCCGCTATGCCAACCTCGTTTCCGGCAGCCGCAAGGGCGCGGGCATGAGCATCTTTTCCGTGGGCGGCAACAGCGGCTTCGTGGTGGGGCCGCTGCTGGTGGCCGGGGCCACCTGTGTGGCGGGCCTGCACGGCACGGCCGTGTTCCTGCTGCTGGCCCTGTGCACGGCCTCGTTCCTCTTTGTCCAGATGCGCGGCTGGCAGCAGGGGATGCCCCGAGGCCGGACGGCCGCCGGACAGGCCGAACCGCGCAACGACTGGCATGCCTTCGGCGTGCTGACCCTGGTCATCGCCTCGCGCTCTATCCTTTTCCTGGGCTTCAATACCTACATCCCCCTGTACTGGCATGACGTCTTCGGCCAGAGCAAGGAATTCGGCGCCATGATGCTGGCCTTCTTCTGCGTCTGCGGCGTCAGCAGCAACGTGCTGGGCGGCTTCCTGGCCGATAGGATCGGCTATGCCCGCATCATCCGCCTGTCGTGGTGGCTGGCCCTGCCCGCGGCCCTGGCCTTCGCCTGGGCGGACAGCATGTGGCTGGCGGCCCTGCTGCTGGCCCCGCTGGCCGTGGGCCTGTTCGCGCCCTTCAGCTCCATGGTGGTGCTGGGCCAGAAGCTGCTGGCCCGCAACATGGGCTTCGCCTCGGGCGTGACCCTGGGTCTGCCCATGACCCTGGGCGGCATGGCCATGCCCCTGCTGGGCTGGATCGCGGACCATTTCGGCGGTCTGGGCACGGCCATGGCCTGCCTGGTGCCCGTGGCGGCCCTGGGGGCGCTGGCCTCCCTGCGCCTGCGGGACGATGCCGCCGGGAGCCGCGCCTGA
- the hypF gene encoding carbamoyltransferase HypF, with translation MTQHKRTAVLAAGQVQGVGFRPFIYRLAVEGGLSGSVGNTSEGVRIEVQGDPAQVDAFAVRLRRELPPLARLTRLEVTELPPVDGETEFVIVASHGHAGHSVLVSPDVGICEDCLRDMRTPGDPRFGYAFTNCTNCGPRYTITRSIPYDRATTSMACFPFCPRCEAEYRDPLDRRFHAQPVACPQCGPRLWLVDNPLLPPGGTLPPDSAPADWPGPETLPTAASMRDAVARAALLLRDGRLLALKGLGGFQLACDARSARSVALLRLRKRRPHKPLALMVPDLATARELCHLAPEHEALLLCPEKPIVLCPARKGCLPPAIAPDTAGIGLMLPYTPLHVVLFDELGRLAAAAGDPASVLVMTSANASGEPICLGNREALRRLAHLADAWLLHDRDILVRVDDSVAGVRPLPADGDSTAAAVPFFYRRARGYVPRPVMLPEAWGTDLPCVLGAGGELKATLCLTRGNEAFVSQHVGDLENAPTFSFYEEVARHLQDLLEVRPAAVVCDLHPDFLSSRHAAERARREGLPLWRLQHHAAHAASVLAEHGHTGPALALALDGTGLGTDKSIWGGELLFMELDAPRWQRLGRLAPFRLPGGEAAIREPWRIALGLALQTGRAPEALTAGWTAGDDGRDGVRRAPQALAVTAVSEMWRRGLNCPPTSSAGRLFDAVSAALGLCTHITYEGQAAIRLEDAAARSVLPGQWWRLGPEGLRAPQPEHGLLPAPPLTEEEGLLQLDGTALFAAVLDQRGRLPAEDLAARFHWQLAQGFTALAVRAAGTTGVRVVGLSGGVMQNALLARLLPLLLAAHGLTPLCQQDVPPGDGGISLGQAAWAQACLRAGLPSELE, from the coding sequence ATGACACAGCACAAACGTACGGCCGTGCTGGCCGCAGGACAGGTCCAGGGCGTGGGCTTCCGCCCCTTCATCTACCGGCTGGCCGTGGAAGGCGGCCTTTCCGGCAGCGTGGGCAACACCTCGGAGGGGGTGCGCATCGAGGTGCAGGGCGACCCGGCGCAGGTGGATGCCTTTGCCGTGCGCCTGCGCCGTGAGCTGCCGCCCCTGGCACGGCTCACCCGGCTGGAGGTCACGGAGCTGCCCCCGGTGGACGGCGAGACGGAATTCGTCATCGTGGCCAGCCACGGCCATGCCGGCCACAGCGTGCTGGTCAGCCCCGATGTGGGCATCTGCGAGGACTGCCTGCGCGACATGCGCACGCCCGGCGATCCGCGCTTCGGCTATGCCTTCACCAATTGCACCAATTGCGGGCCGCGCTACACCATCACCCGTTCCATCCCCTACGACCGCGCCACCACCAGCATGGCCTGCTTCCCCTTCTGTCCCCGCTGCGAGGCCGAATACCGCGATCCGCTGGACCGGCGCTTCCACGCCCAGCCCGTGGCCTGCCCGCAGTGCGGACCGCGCCTGTGGCTGGTGGACAACCCCCTGCTGCCGCCGGGCGGCACCCTGCCCCCGGACAGCGCCCCGGCGGACTGGCCCGGCCCGGAGACCCTGCCGACGGCAGCGTCCATGCGGGATGCCGTGGCGCGGGCGGCCCTCCTGCTGCGGGACGGCCGTCTGCTGGCCCTCAAGGGCCTGGGCGGTTTCCAGCTGGCCTGTGACGCCCGCTCCGCCCGCAGTGTGGCCCTGCTGCGCCTGCGCAAGCGGCGCCCGCACAAACCGCTGGCCCTGATGGTGCCGGATCTGGCCACGGCCCGGGAGCTGTGCCATCTTGCCCCGGAGCACGAGGCCCTGCTGCTCTGCCCGGAAAAGCCCATCGTGCTCTGTCCGGCCCGCAAGGGCTGCCTGCCCCCCGCCATCGCGCCGGATACCGCCGGCATCGGCCTCATGCTGCCCTACACGCCCCTGCACGTCGTCCTTTTCGACGAGCTGGGCCGTCTGGCCGCCGCGGCCGGAGACCCCGCGTCCGTGCTGGTCATGACCTCGGCCAATGCCAGCGGCGAGCCCATCTGCCTGGGCAACCGCGAGGCCCTGCGCCGCCTGGCGCATCTGGCCGATGCCTGGCTGCTGCACGACCGCGACATCCTGGTGCGCGTGGACGACAGCGTGGCCGGTGTGCGCCCCCTGCCCGCCGACGGGGACAGCACGGCCGCCGCGGTGCCCTTTTTCTACCGCCGGGCACGCGGCTATGTGCCCCGTCCGGTGATGCTGCCCGAAGCCTGGGGCACGGACCTGCCCTGCGTGCTGGGCGCGGGCGGCGAACTCAAGGCCACGCTCTGCCTGACGCGCGGCAACGAGGCCTTCGTCAGCCAGCATGTGGGCGATCTGGAGAACGCGCCCACCTTCAGCTTTTACGAGGAAGTGGCCCGCCACCTGCAGGATCTGCTGGAGGTGCGGCCCGCCGCCGTGGTCTGCGACCTGCACCCGGACTTCCTCTCCAGCCGCCATGCCGCGGAACGGGCCCGGCGCGAGGGCCTGCCCCTCTGGCGTTTGCAGCACCATGCGGCGCACGCGGCCTCCGTGCTCGCCGAGCACGGGCATACCGGCCCGGCCCTGGCCCTGGCCCTGGACGGCACCGGCCTGGGCACGGACAAGAGCATCTGGGGCGGGGAACTGCTGTTCATGGAGCTGGACGCGCCCCGCTGGCAGCGTCTGGGCCGCCTGGCGCCCTTCCGTCTGCCCGGCGGCGAGGCCGCCATCCGCGAGCCCTGGCGCATCGCCCTGGGACTGGCCCTGCAGACCGGCAGGGCCCCCGAAGCCCTGACAGCGGGCTGGACGGCCGGCGATGACGGCAGGGACGGGGTCCGCCGCGCCCCGCAGGCCCTGGCCGTCACGGCGGTCAGCGAGATGTGGCGCCGGGGCCTCAACTGCCCGCCCACGTCCAGTGCCGGGCGCCTGTTCGATGCCGTGTCCGCCGCGCTGGGCCTGTGCACGCACATCACCTATGAAGGGCAGGCCGCCATCCGTCTGGAAGATGCCGCCGCCCGCAGTGTCCTGCCGGGACAGTGGTGGCGCCTGGGGCCGGAAGGGCTGCGGGCCCCGCAGCCGGAGCACGGGCTGCTGCCCGCCCCGCCCCTGACGGAGGAGGAAGGCCTCCTGCAACTGGACGGCACGGCCCTGTTCGCCGCCGTGCTGGACCAGCGCGGCCGCCTGCCGGCGGAAGACCTGGCCGCCCGTTTCCACTGGCAGCTGGCACAGGGCTTCACGGCCCTGGCCGTCAGGGCCGCCGGGACCACGGGCGTGCGCGTGGTGGGCCTGTCCGGCGGTGTCATGCAGAACGCCCTGCTGGCCCGCCTGCTGCCGCTGCTGCTCGCGGCGCACGGCCTCACCCCCCTGTGCCAGCAGGACGTGCCGCCCGGTGACGGCGGCATCTCCCTGGGCCAGGCCGCCTGGGCGCAGGCCTGCCTGCGGGCCGGTCTGCCGTCGGAACTGGAATAG
- a CDS encoding cupin domain-containing protein: MAGKSSVGKRIRTFREERNVDLETLSQNTGLTVNFLERMENDEIYPTIGPLQKVARSLGVRLGTFLDDQFTRDPIISRIDQLGSVDPALHTGRTPRSSYIYQALGKGKSDRNMEPFFIEIYPDKDDERKTISHQGEEFILVLKGELMVVYGRETYYLKAGETIYYNSIVPHYVGAHGDDPAQLLAVTYTP; this comes from the coding sequence ATGGCCGGAAAAAGCAGTGTCGGAAAGCGCATCCGCACGTTCCGCGAGGAAAGGAACGTGGATCTTGAGACCCTTTCCCAGAACACGGGGCTGACCGTCAATTTTCTGGAACGCATGGAAAATGACGAGATATATCCCACCATCGGCCCCCTGCAGAAGGTGGCCCGTTCGCTGGGCGTACGGCTGGGCACCTTCCTGGATGACCAGTTCACCCGCGATCCCATCATTTCCCGCATAGACCAGCTGGGCAGCGTGGACCCCGCCCTGCACACCGGCCGCACCCCCCGCTCCAGCTACATCTACCAGGCGCTGGGCAAGGGCAAGAGCGACCGCAACATGGAGCCTTTTTTCATCGAGATCTATCCCGACAAGGACGACGAGCGCAAGACCATCTCGCATCAGGGCGAAGAGTTCATCCTGGTGCTCAAGGGCGAACTGATGGTGGTCTACGGTCGCGAGACCTATTACCTGAAGGCCGGCGAGACCATCTACTACAACTCCATCGTGCCCCACTACGTGGGCGCGCACGGCGATGATCCGGCCCAGCTGCTGGCCGTGACCTATACGCCGTAG
- a CDS encoding AMP-binding protein, with protein MDEKVRQRQALFELREKTLGQVLDETVARIPHKDAIVYADRNYRQTWREFADTVDLFAKGLMALGVQKGEKVAVWASNVPYWVALQFATAKIGAILITVNTNYREHELEYLLNQSECENIFIMDSLRDHDYIDTLYTLAPELRYQSRDRLSFERLPHLRRVCFLGAEKHRGMYSVPEILSMSVMTDDAEYRARQDSLDPWDVINMQYTSGTTGFPKGVMLTHVGVGLNGYWIGRHQRFSDKDRVCLPVPLFHCFGCVLGVSACVNHGACMVILEAYNPLHVLAAVDSERCTALYGVPTMFLAELEHKMFKRFDVSSLRTGIMAGSVCPEPLMRRVVEDMYMKDITICYGLTEGSPVMTQSDPDDPLPLRCETVGCAMPGIEVRIGDPETCEELPRGQVGEILCRGYNVMKGYYNMPEETARTISPEGWLHSGDLGTMDENGYVRVTGRIKDMIIRGGENVYPREIEEFLMGMPGVLDIQVVAVPSRKYGEEVGAFIIARPDVPIAPEDVRAFCRGKIAWYKIPRYIAVVDGFPLTASGKIQKFKLREMAAERWPEAMAEPDPKAAG; from the coding sequence ATGGACGAGAAAGTGCGCCAGCGCCAGGCACTGTTCGAACTGCGTGAAAAGACCCTTGGCCAGGTCCTGGACGAGACGGTGGCCCGCATCCCCCACAAGGACGCCATCGTCTATGCGGACCGCAACTACCGCCAGACCTGGCGCGAGTTCGCCGATACCGTCGACCTGTTCGCCAAGGGACTCATGGCGCTGGGCGTGCAGAAAGGGGAAAAGGTGGCCGTCTGGGCCAGCAACGTGCCCTACTGGGTGGCCCTGCAGTTCGCCACGGCCAAGATCGGGGCCATCCTGATCACGGTCAACACCAATTACCGCGAACACGAGCTGGAATACCTGCTCAACCAGTCGGAGTGCGAGAACATCTTCATCATGGACAGCCTGCGCGACCATGACTACATCGACACGCTCTACACCCTGGCGCCCGAGCTGCGCTACCAGAGCCGCGACCGGCTCAGCTTCGAACGCCTGCCGCATCTGCGGCGCGTCTGTTTCCTGGGCGCGGAGAAGCACCGCGGCATGTATTCCGTGCCCGAGATCCTGTCCATGTCCGTCATGACCGACGATGCCGAGTACCGGGCCCGGCAGGACAGCCTGGACCCCTGGGACGTCATCAACATGCAGTACACCTCCGGCACCACGGGCTTCCCCAAGGGCGTCATGCTGACCCATGTGGGCGTGGGCCTCAACGGCTACTGGATCGGCCGTCACCAGCGCTTTTCCGACAAGGACCGCGTCTGCCTGCCCGTGCCGCTCTTCCACTGCTTCGGCTGCGTGCTGGGGGTCTCGGCCTGCGTCAACCACGGGGCCTGCATGGTCATCCTCGAGGCCTACAACCCCCTGCACGTGCTGGCCGCCGTGGACAGCGAACGCTGCACGGCCCTGTACGGCGTGCCCACCATGTTCCTGGCCGAACTGGAACACAAGATGTTCAAGCGTTTCGACGTCTCCAGCCTGCGCACGGGCATCATGGCCGGTTCCGTCTGCCCCGAGCCGCTCATGCGGCGCGTGGTGGAAGACATGTACATGAAGGACATCACCATCTGCTACGGCCTCACCGAGGGCTCGCCGGTGATGACCCAGTCCGACCCCGACGACCCCCTGCCTCTGCGCTGCGAGACCGTGGGCTGCGCCATGCCCGGCATCGAGGTGCGCATCGGCGATCCCGAGACCTGCGAGGAGCTGCCGCGCGGCCAGGTGGGCGAGATCCTGTGCCGGGGCTACAACGTCATGAAGGGCTACTACAACATGCCCGAAGAGACGGCCCGCACCATCAGCCCCGAGGGCTGGCTCCACTCCGGCGACCTGGGCACCATGGACGAAAACGGCTATGTGCGCGTCACCGGCCGCATCAAGGACATGATCATCCGCGGCGGCGAGAACGTCTACCCGCGCGAGATCGAGGAATTCCTCATGGGCATGCCCGGCGTGCTGGATATCCAGGTGGTGGCCGTGCCCAGCCGCAAATATGGCGAGGAAGTGGGCGCCTTCATCATCGCCCGGCCCGATGTGCCCATCGCTCCCGAGGACGTGCGCGCCTTCTGCCGCGGCAAGATCGCCTGGTACAAGATCCCGCGCTACATCGCCGTGGTGGACGGCTTTCCCCTGACCGCCAGCGGCAAGATCCAGAAGTTCAAGCTGCGCGAGATGGCCGCCGAGCGCTGGCCCGAGGCCATGGCCGAGCCGGACCCCAAGGCCGCCGGATAG